The following are encoded in a window of Cycloclasticus pugetii PS-1 genomic DNA:
- a CDS encoding aldehyde ferredoxin oxidoreductase family protein: MSWTKKVLRINLTNRTSSEEPLNMEWAELYLGQRGLATKYLTEEVDPTVEPLAPENKLYMVTGPLTGTMASTGGRYSCVTKSPLTNALACSNSGGFFGNEMKCAGWDMIILEGKASSPVYISIVDEKCEILPADEIWGKSVWEADEWLHNKHQDPQLRIAAIGLPGEKGNLYSAIVNDLHRAAGRSGVGAVMGSKNVKAVTLRGSKGVGNIKDPKRFFEATNKAKKIIADSEMTQGLSALGTNVMMNHMNEVGALPARNWQDSTFDNAPKLSSEAMAVPRESDGKPNLTRNAGCFACTISCGRISTIDPEHFSIKNRDDIHKHFKGNSGGNEYEAAWALGCDTGVDDLDAVTYANFVCNEQALDPISAGATIAAAMELYELGILTKEDTGGIEMNFGNAEAMVECIELIAKHEGFGQELAQSSLRFCEKYGRPDLAIVVKGQEFPAYDARAVKGMGLGYATSNRGACHVRGYTNGSETAGIPFKTDPLAYEGKAELLMAFQDTTSVFDSAGICTFSSFAQGIEEVAEQIDAACEGDWTAERLGQLGERVWNLEREFNNNAGFTAADDTLPPRLLSEPVKAGPAKGEVCELDRMLPEYYEVRGWNQDGTLKEATKQRLSL; encoded by the coding sequence ATGAGCTGGACTAAAAAAGTATTACGCATAAATCTAACAAACAGGACATCTTCTGAAGAACCTCTCAATATGGAGTGGGCAGAACTTTATCTAGGCCAGAGAGGGCTAGCGACAAAGTACCTTACAGAAGAAGTGGACCCAACCGTCGAGCCTCTAGCGCCAGAAAACAAGCTGTATATGGTAACAGGCCCACTAACAGGCACCATGGCTTCAACGGGTGGTCGTTACTCTTGTGTCACTAAAAGCCCCTTAACCAATGCTCTGGCTTGCTCAAATTCAGGTGGTTTTTTTGGCAACGAAATGAAATGTGCTGGCTGGGATATGATTATCCTAGAAGGCAAAGCAAGCTCCCCAGTTTATATCAGCATCGTTGATGAAAAATGCGAGATCCTGCCGGCGGATGAGATTTGGGGCAAATCTGTTTGGGAAGCCGATGAATGGCTTCATAATAAACACCAAGACCCTCAACTAAGAATCGCTGCTATTGGCCTACCTGGTGAAAAGGGCAACCTATATTCTGCTATCGTTAATGACTTACATCGTGCTGCTGGGCGTTCCGGCGTAGGCGCTGTTATGGGTTCAAAAAATGTCAAAGCGGTGACCCTTAGAGGCAGCAAAGGTGTTGGCAATATAAAAGATCCAAAACGTTTCTTCGAAGCCACCAACAAAGCTAAAAAAATTATCGCTGACAGTGAAATGACTCAAGGCCTCAGCGCCTTAGGTACCAATGTCATGATGAACCATATGAACGAAGTGGGTGCTTTACCGGCTAGAAACTGGCAAGACAGCACCTTTGACAATGCACCTAAACTGTCAAGTGAGGCAATGGCCGTACCAAGGGAAAGTGACGGTAAGCCAAACTTAACACGAAATGCCGGCTGCTTTGCCTGCACTATATCTTGTGGACGTATCTCAACAATCGACCCAGAGCATTTCAGCATTAAAAACCGTGATGACATCCATAAGCACTTTAAAGGTAATTCTGGTGGTAATGAATATGAAGCTGCATGGGCATTAGGTTGCGATACCGGTGTAGATGATTTAGACGCCGTGACCTATGCTAACTTTGTCTGTAATGAGCAAGCTCTTGACCCCATCTCAGCAGGCGCCACTATTGCTGCAGCCATGGAGTTATATGAGCTAGGCATCCTTACAAAAGAAGATACTGGCGGCATTGAAATGAACTTTGGCAATGCTGAGGCGATGGTGGAATGTATTGAACTGATTGCAAAACATGAAGGCTTTGGACAAGAACTCGCTCAAAGTTCACTTCGTTTTTGTGAAAAATACGGCCGCCCAGACCTCGCTATTGTTGTTAAAGGGCAAGAGTTTCCAGCCTATGATGCTCGTGCTGTAAAAGGCATGGGTCTTGGATATGCCACATCAAACCGTGGCGCCTGTCACGTACGTGGTTACACTAACGGCTCAGAAACAGCCGGGATACCTTTCAAAACAGATCCATTAGCCTATGAAGGAAAAGCAGAACTACTGATGGCATTCCAAGATACAACTAGTGTGTTTGATTCTGCCGGCATCTGCACCTTCTCATCATTCGCACAAGGCATTGAAGAAGTGGCAGAACAAATTGATGCTGCCTGCGAAGGCGACTGGACAGCTGAAAGACTCGGCCAATTAGGCGAGCGCGTTTGGAACCTTGAGCGTGAGTTCAACAACAATGCTGGTTTCACTGCTGCCGATGACACGCTTCCACCTCGCTTATTAAGTGAGCCTGTCAAAGCAGGCCCTGCAAAAGGTGAAGTTTGTGAGTTAGATAGAATGTTGCCCGAATACTACGAAGTTCGTGGTTGGAATCAAGACGGCACACTTAAAGAAGCAACAAAACAACGCCTAAGTTTGTAA
- a CDS encoding MoaD/ThiS family protein, which translates to MPTITLKLFASLAKIAPENIGGEIRTVPIQAGDTITSIADRENLSHKTLHLVILNGTYIDKDKRDSTLLKDGDTLSLWPPVVGG; encoded by the coding sequence ATGCCTACAATCACCCTCAAACTTTTCGCCTCTTTAGCTAAAATAGCACCTGAAAATATAGGCGGAGAAATTAGAACGGTTCCTATTCAAGCTGGTGATACCATCACCAGCATTGCCGATCGTGAAAATTTATCACATAAGACTCTACATTTAGTTATTTTAAATGGCACTTATATCGACAAAGACAAACGTGACTCCACACTGCTTAAAGATGGCGACACGTTAAGTCTCTGGCCTCCGGTTGTTGGCGGCTAA
- the hisB gene encoding imidazoleglycerol-phosphate dehydratase HisB, whose protein sequence is MDSRTATVNRDTLETQISVSINLDGNGKTNFSTGIPFLEHMLDQIARHGMIDLDINAKGDLHIDAHHTVEDLGITLGKAVTDALGDRKGIYRYGHAYVPLDEALSRVVIDFSGRPGLVYDVEFPRARIGDFDVDLFREFFQGFVNHANISLHIDNLKGLNAHHVAETIFKAFGRALRFSLERDPRMEGIVPSTKGCL, encoded by the coding sequence ATGGATAGCAGAACAGCAACTGTTAATCGCGACACCCTAGAAACCCAAATCTCAGTTTCTATCAACTTAGACGGTAACGGTAAAACAAACTTTTCTACGGGAATCCCCTTTCTCGAACATATGCTTGACCAGATTGCTCGTCACGGCATGATAGATTTGGACATTAATGCCAAGGGCGATTTGCATATCGACGCTCATCACACCGTTGAGGACCTAGGCATTACATTAGGCAAAGCTGTTACTGACGCGCTGGGCGACCGCAAAGGCATTTATCGTTATGGTCATGCCTACGTACCACTAGACGAAGCTTTATCTCGGGTTGTAATCGATTTTTCTGGCCGCCCGGGACTTGTTTACGATGTCGAATTCCCTCGCGCAAGAATTGGAGATTTTGACGTTGATTTATTTCGTGAATTTTTCCAAGGTTTCGTAAACCATGCCAACATCTCTTTACATATAGATAATTTAAAAGGCCTTAATGCACACCACGTTGCTGAAACTATCTTTAAAGCGTTTGGCCGGGCTCTTCGTTTTTCATTAGAAAGAGACCCCCGTATGGAAGGCATCGTCCCTTCAACAAAAGGTTGCTTGTAA
- the hisH gene encoding imidazole glycerol phosphate synthase subunit HisH yields the protein MATVAVIDYGMGNLHSIEKALKTASPNATVIVTADKNIILSADHVVFPGVGAIRDCMAALQKTGLDDIIKQVAQNKPLLGICLGMQALLQHSDENNGVTCLGIIPGNVIKFPSGTYDEQGNTIKIPHMGWNEVNYTNKNPLFNNIAQNERFYFVHGYHASEVGEEHTSATTNYPAPFPCALMWKNIVAVQFHPEKSQHAGLQLLRNFLKWDGTAESNGHA from the coding sequence ATGGCCACCGTTGCCGTTATTGACTATGGGATGGGGAACTTACACTCCATCGAAAAAGCACTAAAAACCGCTTCCCCAAACGCTACTGTTATTGTAACGGCCGATAAAAATATTATTTTATCTGCTGATCACGTTGTTTTCCCTGGCGTAGGCGCTATTCGTGACTGTATGGCTGCACTACAAAAAACAGGTTTAGATGACATCATTAAACAAGTCGCACAGAACAAACCTTTACTCGGTATTTGTCTTGGTATGCAAGCGTTATTGCAACATAGCGATGAGAACAATGGGGTTACATGCTTAGGCATTATCCCTGGAAATGTTATAAAGTTTCCATCAGGAACATATGATGAACAGGGAAATACTATTAAAATTCCACACATGGGGTGGAATGAAGTTAATTACACAAACAAAAACCCACTTTTTAATAATATAGCTCAAAACGAACGATTTTATTTTGTTCATGGCTATCATGCTAGCGAAGTGGGCGAAGAACACACCTCTGCTACCACAAACTACCCAGCCCCCTTTCCCTGTGCGCTTATGTGGAAAAATATAGTCGCTGTACAATTCCACCCTGAAAAAAGCCAACATGCAGGATTGCAGTTACTTAGAAACTTCTTAAAATGGGATGGTACAGCTGAATCAAATGGACATGCTTAA
- the hisA gene encoding 1-(5-phosphoribosyl)-5-[(5-phosphoribosylamino)methylideneamino]imidazole-4-carboxamide isomerase: protein MILIPAIDLKEGKCVRLRQGRMDDETIFSDNPVEVASRWVNEGAKRLHLVDLDGAFAGKPVNAGVVHDIAQAHPDLIIQVGGGIRDEDTIQTYLNAGVQYVIIGTKAVSAPHFVGDVCAEFPGHIIVGLDAKDGKVAIDGWSKLSNHDVIDLAQHFENDGVESIIYTDIGRDGMMKGVNVEATAKLARSIRIPVIASGGITNMDDIYALGKVADDGIMGAITGRAIYEGTLDFAEGEKLAETFA, encoded by the coding sequence ATGATTCTTATTCCCGCCATTGATCTTAAAGAAGGTAAGTGCGTTCGCTTACGCCAAGGCCGCATGGATGATGAAACTATTTTTTCAGACAACCCTGTAGAGGTTGCTTCACGCTGGGTAAATGAAGGCGCTAAGCGGCTACACCTCGTTGACTTGGACGGTGCTTTTGCTGGCAAGCCTGTAAACGCAGGTGTTGTTCACGATATTGCCCAGGCTCACCCCGATTTAATCATCCAAGTTGGCGGTGGTATCCGTGACGAAGATACTATTCAGACCTACCTTAATGCTGGCGTACAATACGTCATTATCGGCACAAAGGCAGTCAGCGCCCCCCACTTTGTTGGTGATGTCTGCGCAGAGTTCCCTGGCCATATTATCGTTGGCCTAGATGCAAAGGATGGCAAAGTCGCTATTGATGGCTGGTCAAAACTATCTAATCACGATGTTATCGACCTAGCACAGCATTTTGAAAATGACGGTGTTGAGTCTATTATTTATACAGATATCGGTCGAGATGGCATGATGAAAGGCGTCAATGTTGAAGCCACCGCCAAACTCGCCCGCTCTATTCGTATTCCAGTTATTGCCTCTGGCGGTATTACCAATATGGATGACATTTATGCCCTAGGTAAGGTGGCCGATGATGGCATCATGGGCGCCATAACCGGTAGGGCTATTTACGAAGGCACGCTTGATTTTGCTGAAGGTGAAAAACTAGCCGAGACGTTTGCTTAA
- the hisF gene encoding imidazole glycerol phosphate synthase subunit HisF, producing the protein MALAKRIIPCLDVDNGRVVKGVKFVDIRDAGDPVEVARRYDQEGADEITFLDITATSDNRETIVHVIEQVADEVFIPLTVGGGIRELADISRMLKAGADKVGINSAAIFNPNFVKEAAERFGSQCIVVAIDAKCVSANGEPKRWEIFTHGGRKETGIDAIEWAKKMVALGAGEILLTSMDRDGTKIGFDLELTRAISEAVEVPVIASGGVGTLDHLVDGVTKGKADAVLAASIFHFAEFSIGEAKQHMQDNGIEVRL; encoded by the coding sequence ATGGCACTGGCCAAACGTATTATTCCTTGCCTAGATGTAGACAATGGCCGTGTTGTTAAGGGCGTCAAATTCGTTGATATTCGAGATGCTGGCGACCCCGTTGAAGTTGCCAGACGTTATGACCAAGAAGGAGCGGATGAAATCACCTTTCTTGATATTACCGCCACCTCGGATAACCGCGAAACCATTGTGCACGTTATAGAACAAGTTGCCGATGAAGTCTTTATTCCCCTAACCGTCGGTGGAGGTATTCGCGAATTAGCCGATATTAGCCGCATGCTAAAAGCAGGGGCAGACAAAGTTGGCATTAATAGCGCAGCTATTTTTAACCCTAACTTTGTTAAGGAAGCCGCCGAGAGATTTGGTTCACAATGCATTGTTGTCGCTATTGACGCTAAATGCGTTAGCGCCAACGGCGAACCCAAACGCTGGGAAATATTCACCCATGGTGGCCGAAAAGAAACCGGTATCGATGCCATCGAATGGGCAAAAAAAATGGTTGCCTTAGGCGCCGGTGAAATTTTACTCACCAGTATGGACCGTGATGGTACTAAAATTGGGTTTGATCTTGAACTCACCCGCGCCATCAGCGAAGCGGTTGAAGTACCCGTTATTGCCTCTGGCGGTGTTGGCACCTTAGACCATTTAGTCGATGGCGTCACTAAAGGTAAAGCCGATGCAGTCCTCGCTGCTAGCATATTTCACTTTGCAGAGTTTAGTATTGGTGAAGCAAAACAGCACATGCAAGATAATGGTATAGAGGTTCGATTATGA
- the hisI gene encoding phosphoribosyl-AMP cyclohydrolase — protein MSTWLDEIKWDEKGLLPAIAQDHKTGKILMFAWMNQQALQLTVEQGHAVYWSRSRNKLWHKGEESGHQQIINDIRLDCDGDVILLSVEQKGGIACHTGRERCFYRQLVDEQWQDTDPVLKDPKNIYSK, from the coding sequence ATGAGCACCTGGCTTGACGAAATAAAATGGGATGAAAAAGGCCTTCTCCCTGCTATAGCTCAAGACCACAAAACAGGCAAAATACTTATGTTTGCTTGGATGAACCAACAAGCTTTACAGCTTACCGTTGAACAAGGGCACGCTGTTTATTGGTCGCGTTCTCGCAATAAACTTTGGCATAAAGGTGAAGAATCTGGTCACCAACAAATCATCAACGATATTCGCTTAGACTGCGATGGAGATGTTATCCTACTGTCTGTTGAACAAAAAGGCGGTATTGCTTGTCATACTGGCCGGGAACGTTGCTTTTATCGGCAATTAGTCGATGAACAATGGCAAGACACAGACCCTGTTTTAAAAGACCCCAAAAATATTTATTCAAAATGA
- a CDS encoding phosphoribosyl-ATP diphosphatase: MSNILKRLETILQQRKQDDPTASYVASLYDKGLDTILKKIGEEATETVIAAKSGDKTQIIYETADLWFHSLVLLAQQDLSADDVLKELERRFGLSGLDEKANRTK; the protein is encoded by the coding sequence ATGAGTAACATACTGAAGCGACTTGAAACCATCTTGCAGCAGCGCAAGCAAGATGACCCCACAGCATCCTATGTTGCCAGTTTATATGATAAAGGGCTTGATACCATTCTTAAGAAAATTGGCGAAGAGGCAACAGAAACGGTCATTGCCGCTAAGTCTGGCGATAAAACACAAATTATTTACGAAACGGCAGATCTGTGGTTTCATTCACTGGTCTTATTAGCACAACAAGACTTAAGTGCTGACGATGTGCTGAAGGAACTTGAGCGCCGCTTTGGGCTATCTGGGCTAGATGAAAAAGCCAATAGAACCAAGTAG
- the tatA gene encoding Sec-independent protein translocase subunit TatA, producing MGGIGIWQLIIILVIVLLLFGTKRLRNLGGDLGGAIKGFKGAMKEGEKEKDTDHQKSVANDDTKKDDSTQ from the coding sequence ATGGGTGGCATCGGCATTTGGCAATTAATTATTATTCTCGTTATTGTGCTTTTATTATTTGGCACAAAACGCTTACGTAACCTTGGTGGCGACTTAGGTGGCGCAATCAAAGGCTTCAAAGGCGCGATGAAGGAAGGCGAAAAAGAAAAAGACACTGATCATCAAAAATCAGTTGCTAACGACGATACTAAAAAAGACGACTCGACGCAGTAA
- the tatC gene encoding twin-arginine translocase subunit TatC, producing the protein MSDIDPNDQETSFVSHLVELRTRLIHAIIGLLVVFLPLAPFANNIYSLVAQPLLTHMPEGTSMVAIEVISPFLTPLKLTLMLSVFISIPWVFYQVWLFVSPGLYQHEQRIALPLISAATFLFYGGMLFAYFVVMPLIFKFLTATAPEGVAVMTDISKYLDFILTLFFAFGMAFQVPIATFLLVKTGVSTPQSLAEKRPYIIVGAFVIGMLLTPPDIISQTLLALPMWLLFEIGLLMSKRFARPTEH; encoded by the coding sequence ATGTCAGACATTGACCCTAACGACCAAGAAACCAGCTTCGTTTCGCACTTAGTTGAATTGCGCACGCGTCTTATTCACGCGATCATTGGTCTGCTCGTCGTTTTTTTGCCACTGGCTCCTTTCGCGAATAACATCTACTCATTGGTCGCTCAACCGCTGCTAACCCATATGCCAGAAGGCACTAGCATGGTGGCAATTGAAGTAATTTCACCCTTCCTAACACCGCTAAAGCTAACCCTAATGTTGTCCGTTTTTATTAGCATTCCATGGGTTTTCTACCAAGTCTGGCTGTTTGTGTCTCCCGGTCTTTATCAACATGAACAACGCATCGCCTTACCGTTAATTAGCGCTGCTACTTTCCTGTTTTATGGTGGTATGCTGTTCGCTTATTTTGTCGTCATGCCGCTGATCTTCAAGTTTCTGACAGCAACCGCGCCCGAAGGCGTTGCCGTGATGACTGATATCAGCAAATATTTAGATTTCATCCTAACGCTATTTTTTGCTTTCGGCATGGCCTTCCAAGTACCTATTGCAACGTTTTTGTTGGTTAAAACTGGCGTGTCAACACCACAAAGCTTGGCTGAAAAGCGCCCTTATATCATCGTTGGCGCCTTTGTTATTGGCATGTTATTAACACCACCTGATATTATCTCTCAAACCTTATTAGCTTTACCCATGTGGTTACTTTTTGAAATAGGCCTTTTAATGTCAAAAAGGTTTGCTCGACCAACCGAACACTAA
- a CDS encoding DUF1499 domain-containing protein — MPSLKPCPDKPNCVSSKADDEHAIAPFKLKQNQPVDQQRLLEVLNQLDNNIAVIHDENHIHAEITSRVFGFVDDLDLIINIEQQIIHVRSASRTGYYDFGVNRRRVERLRSLLKQHGIIL, encoded by the coding sequence ATGCCTTCTTTAAAACCTTGCCCAGATAAACCCAATTGCGTCTCCAGTAAAGCAGATGACGAACATGCTATTGCACCCTTTAAATTAAAACAAAATCAGCCAGTTGATCAACAGCGATTGCTAGAGGTGCTTAACCAGCTCGACAACAATATCGCTGTTATCCATGATGAAAACCATATTCATGCAGAAATCACCAGTCGTGTTTTTGGTTTTGTTGATGATCTCGATTTAATCATAAATATAGAGCAACAAATTATTCATGTACGCTCAGCGTCCCGTACAGGTTATTACGATTTTGGTGTTAACCGACGTCGCGTTGAAAGACTTCGTTCATTATTAAAACAACATGGCATTATTCTGTGA
- a CDS encoding YgiQ family radical SAM protein: MPTAEPLSSYPKYWAECYGVAPFLPTSRAEMDALGWDSCDIIVVTGDAYVDHPSFGMAVIGRLLEKQGFRVGIIDQPDWQSTKDFSALGKPNLFFGIAAGNMDSMINRYTADKRARSDDAYTPGDQAGRRPDRAVIVYTQRCKEAFPDVPTVLGSIEASLRRIAHYDYWDDAVRRSILIDSQADILLYGNAERAIAELAHRLSQNEAIANIKDIRGTAFVRDTLPDGWTLIDSTRIDRPGKIDPHNNPYQSDEELAAATGGKCQVNNTNDSDDGSQVVTLSFLPKHSKTDRAKTVIRLPSYKKVKSDPVLYAHASRVLHLETNPGNARALVQNHDGKDVWLNPPPIPLSTEEMDEVFGLPFQRVPHPKYDGQRIPAYEMIRFSINIMRGCFGGCTFCSITEHEGRIIQNRSEQSILNEIEDIRDKTPGFTGTISDLGGPTANMYRLACKDPKIEAACRRPSCVYPGICDNLNTDHDPLIKLYKKARKIKGVKRILIASGLRYDLAVESPEYVEELVTHHVGGYLKIAPEHTEQAPLSKMMKPGIGTYDRFKTMFEKFTKKAGKKQYLIPYFIAAHPGTEDEDMVNLALWLKKNKFQADQVQTFYPSPMATATAMYHTGRNPLKGLSYKSEKVNTVRKIEQRRLHKALLRYHDPANWKVIKDLLLKSGKKHLIGEAPNCLIPSKPVGTKNFKKKGVQKFVTKHTKQGYKPLTTKKGKNKL; the protein is encoded by the coding sequence ATCCCTACGGCTGAACCTTTATCCTCATACCCAAAATATTGGGCGGAGTGCTATGGCGTAGCACCTTTCTTACCGACAAGCCGCGCAGAAATGGATGCGCTAGGTTGGGATAGTTGCGATATTATCGTCGTCACCGGCGATGCCTATGTAGACCACCCAAGCTTTGGCATGGCCGTTATTGGCCGACTACTGGAAAAACAAGGCTTTCGTGTTGGCATTATCGACCAACCTGACTGGCAAAGTACCAAAGATTTTTCGGCACTAGGAAAACCAAACTTATTCTTTGGTATTGCTGCCGGCAATATGGACTCAATGATTAACCGCTATACTGCGGATAAACGCGCCCGCTCAGACGATGCATATACACCTGGTGATCAGGCAGGTCGTCGTCCAGATCGCGCCGTTATTGTGTATACACAGCGATGTAAAGAGGCCTTCCCTGATGTCCCCACAGTACTCGGAAGCATTGAAGCCAGCCTACGAAGGATAGCCCACTACGATTACTGGGATGATGCTGTTAGGCGCTCCATTTTAATTGACTCTCAAGCCGATATTTTACTCTATGGTAATGCGGAGAGAGCTATTGCGGAGTTAGCACACCGACTATCCCAAAATGAAGCCATCGCCAATATTAAGGATATTCGCGGCACGGCGTTCGTCCGCGATACATTACCGGATGGTTGGACACTCATTGACTCCACTCGCATTGACCGGCCAGGTAAAATTGACCCACACAATAACCCTTATCAGTCAGATGAAGAATTAGCCGCAGCAACCGGCGGAAAATGTCAGGTCAACAATACAAATGATTCCGACGATGGCAGCCAAGTCGTCACACTCAGTTTTTTACCTAAGCACAGCAAAACTGATCGCGCTAAAACGGTTATACGTTTACCTTCATACAAAAAGGTAAAAAGCGACCCTGTTTTATACGCCCATGCTTCACGGGTTTTACACTTAGAAACCAACCCCGGCAATGCGCGTGCATTAGTACAAAACCACGACGGCAAAGACGTTTGGTTAAATCCACCACCGATTCCTTTATCCACCGAAGAAATGGACGAGGTATTTGGCTTGCCCTTTCAACGCGTCCCTCACCCAAAATATGATGGCCAGCGTATTCCCGCTTATGAAATGATCCGTTTCTCTATCAACATCATGCGCGGTTGTTTTGGTGGCTGTACTTTTTGCTCCATTACCGAACACGAAGGGCGTATCATTCAAAATCGTTCAGAACAATCCATCTTGAACGAGATTGAAGACATTCGCGACAAAACACCGGGGTTTACCGGCACAATCTCTGATCTTGGCGGCCCAACAGCTAATATGTATCGTCTTGCTTGTAAAGACCCCAAGATTGAAGCTGCCTGTAGACGACCTTCTTGCGTGTACCCTGGCATTTGCGACAACTTAAATACAGACCACGACCCGTTAATTAAGTTATATAAAAAAGCGCGAAAAATTAAAGGTGTTAAACGGATTTTAATAGCCTCCGGCCTACGGTATGACCTTGCAGTAGAATCACCTGAATACGTTGAAGAACTGGTAACGCATCATGTCGGAGGTTATTTGAAAATTGCCCCCGAACATACTGAGCAAGCGCCTTTATCGAAAATGATGAAACCGGGTATTGGCACTTACGATCGCTTTAAAACCATGTTCGAGAAATTCACCAAAAAAGCCGGGAAAAAACAGTATCTCATTCCGTACTTTATTGCCGCTCATCCTGGCACCGAAGACGAAGACATGGTCAACCTAGCTTTATGGCTGAAAAAAAATAAATTTCAAGCCGACCAAGTGCAAACCTTCTATCCATCGCCGATGGCCACCGCAACGGCGATGTATCACACTGGGAGAAACCCGCTTAAAGGCCTCAGCTATAAAAGCGAAAAAGTGAACACCGTCAGAAAGATTGAGCAGCGTCGTTTACACAAAGCACTGCTTCGTTATCATGACCCTGCTAACTGGAAGGTCATCAAAGATTTACTGTTAAAATCTGGCAAAAAACACCTCATTGGCGAAGCCCCCAACTGCTTAATACCTAGCAAACCTGTTGGCACAAAGAACTTTAAAAAGAAAGGTGTGCAGAAGTTTGTTACTAAGCACACTAAACAAGGTTACAAACCATTGACTACTAAAAAAGGAAAAAATAAGCTTTAA
- a CDS encoding type 2 periplasmic-binding domain-containing protein translates to MERVRFIIFCLICQLSPLSQAVELIAHPSVPVDTLSATAARNIFTMRTLYWPSGRPIKVFVLSDENALHQQFSKTSLHVFPYKLRRIWDRNIYSGTGEAPITVDSEEEMLKAISSSPGAIGYANKGNDNVRIIKID, encoded by the coding sequence ATGGAAAGAGTACGTTTTATTATATTTTGCCTTATTTGCCAACTATCGCCCCTTTCTCAGGCGGTTGAACTTATTGCGCACCCTAGCGTACCTGTTGATACGCTATCCGCTACAGCAGCCCGTAACATCTTTACCATGCGCACCCTATATTGGCCCAGTGGCCGCCCCATAAAAGTTTTTGTGTTGAGCGATGAAAACGCTCTTCATCAACAATTTTCAAAAACAAGCCTACATGTTTTCCCTTATAAACTTAGGCGTATATGGGATAGAAACATTTATTCTGGCACAGGGGAGGCCCCCATCACCGTCGACAGTGAAGAAGAAATGCTGAAAGCCATTTCTTCTTCTCCCGGTGCCATTGGCTACGCTAACAAAGGAAATGATAATGTGCGTATTATTAAAATCGATTAA